In Cercospora beticola chromosome 3, complete sequence, the following proteins share a genomic window:
- a CDS encoding uncharacterized protein (BUSCO:EOG092612J3), with protein sequence MVAQRHAAFAEESAEVEVLYASLDKMKSVSKKIQGSMSRLNDTGRTVQDAIGPIYGNTQRLQTQNVNVDRILQAIEKVKQPLDMRNKEERILRSRPDKVGLTEYIASMDRTNQALRELKTTNLRSNQMAISELSSLLATGASNLENVFRDMLRQDSQPIEPLKQITTSQDFPRISSNKSGQLRTINTNISNYHSQVAPPSELTHSGKVYAHERGQYIALSLQNLASATLSTAKKSQADAIYRPGTCAITTYATGLQGMIVAEYDSICPVFQREEWGAVLRATLQEAMKTFTGTLRDLDSHIRSHMMTDCYLGYEIIDVVTKMGLAIEQHTSELKQVVYDALKPVRETSKSSLSTLLNDVRVKVSQMLQISADGAALPISTEVMTRLQTMAAYLVPLASIMRSLGDGGWNQPGNPGNSASSVPTMKSFDVGADGKQLFAHYATDTIETLISSLDAKARGLQKGKSLLGVFLANNIAVVERMIRASELATLLGSAQPKVDAWKKKSTQMYLDAWKEPSAHLLDVQYTSKQPRPPSTGHAVDSSAILKSLSSKDKDAIKEKFKNFNASFDELVARHKTFKMEPEVRRQLGRDAQMFIEPLYARFWDRYHEVDKGKGKYVKFDKSQLSAILAGLS encoded by the coding sequence ATGGTTGCTCAGCGCCATGCAGCCTTCGCCGAGGAGTCGGCGGAGGTCGAAGTGCTCTATGCGAGCCTGGACAAGATGAAGAGCGTGTCGAAGAAGATTCAGGGCTCCATGTCGCGCCTCAATGACACCGGCAGGACCGTGCAGGATGCGATCGGGCCCATATATGGCAACACCCAGAGGCTACAGACGCAAAATGTCAACGTAGACCGGATACTCCAAGCCATTGAGAAGGTCAAGCAACCTTTGGACATGCGCAATAAGGAGGAGCGCATTTTGCGGAGTCGGCCAGACAAAGTAGGCTTGACGGAGTACATCGCGAGTATGGACCGGACGAACCAGGCCCTGAGGGAACTCAAGACTACGAATCTGCGATCAAATCAAATGGCCATTTCAGAATTGAGCTCGCTGTTGGCGACGGGTGCTAGCAACCTTGAGAATGTATTCAGAGATATGCTGCGACAAGACTCACAGCCCATTGAGCCGTTAAAACAGATTACCACTTCGCAGGACTTTCCTCGCATATCTTCAAACAAATCGGGTCAGCTGCGGACGATCAACACCAACATCTCCAATTACCACTCTCAGGTGGCACCTCCGAGCGAGCTGACACACTCCGGCAAAGTTTATGCCCACGAGCGTGGGCAATACATTGCGTTGTCTCTCCAGAACCTTGCCTCAGCCACACTTTCTACAGCGAAGAAGTCACAGGCAGATGCGATATATCGACCGGGGACCTGTGCGATCACGACTTATGCAACTGGCTTGCAAGGCATGATCGTTGCCGAGTACGACAGCATATGTCCTGTTTTCCAAAGGGAAGAGTGGGGCGCAGTCCTTCGAGCTACGTTACAAGAAGCAATGAAGACCTTTACTGGCACGTTACGTGATCTTGATTCGCACATTCGTTCACACATGATGACGGACTGCTACCTCGGCTACGAGATCATTGACGTGGTCACAAAGATGGGTCTCGCCATCGAGCAGCACACGAGTGAGCTTAAACAAGTCGTCTATGATGCGCTCAAACCAGTCAGAGAGACTTCTAAGTCATCTCTGTCGACGTTGCTGAACGACGTCCGGGTCAAGGTCAGCCAAATGTTGCAGATTTCCGCGGATGGCGCCGCACTACCCATCTCAACCGAAGTCATGACCCGACTGCAGACGATGGCTGCTTACCTTGTGCCTCTTGCAAGCATCATGCGTAGCTTGGGGGACGGTGGATGGAATCAGCCCGGTAATCCCGGCAATTCTGCATCCTCTGTGCCCACCATGAAATCTTTTGACGTTGGGGCAGATGGAAAGCAACTTTTTGCCCATTATGCCACAGACACAATCGAGACATTGATCTCATCACTGGACGCCAAAGCTCGTGGCCTACAGAAAGGCAAAAGTCTGCTCGGTGTATTCCTTGCCAACAATATCGCAGTTGTCGAAAGAATGATCAGGGCATCTGAATTGGCCACATTGCTCGGAAGCGCTCAGCCGAAGGTTGACGcatggaagaagaagtccacGCAAATGTACCTCGATGCATGGAAAGAGCCCTCGGCACACCTGCTGGACGTGCAATATACCTCAAAACAGCCACGTCCACCTTCGACTGGCCATGCTGTCGACAGCTCGGCAATCTTGAAGTCGCTATCAAGCAAGGACAAGGATGCGATCAAGGAAAAGTTCAAGAACTTCAATGCATCCTTTGACGAGCTCGTTGCAAGACACAAAACGTTCAAGATGGAGCCTGAGGTGCGGCGGCAGCTGGGGCGCGATGCTCAGATGTTCATCGAGCCACTCTACGCCCGTTTCTGGGACAGATACCATGAAGTCGACAAGGGCAAAGGCAAATATGTGAAATTTGACAAGAGTCAATTGAGCGCTATCCTGGCTGGACTAAGTTAA